One genomic window of Candidatus Nanohalobium constans includes the following:
- a CDS encoding nucleotide exchange factor GrpE, with amino-acid sequence MYDELSREQLEEALQEMEKEAEELKDERDEWESKAKKIKADFENYKKKQDERKQKWQRRAEEKLAEDMIQIMDNLERAILSADEDSTIVKGVKMVSDQLYEELEKRGLERINAEGEEFDPNLHKAVDTREHEEERKILEQKRKGYMFDDKVLREAEVVVGENKK; translated from the coding sequence ATGTACGACGAACTCTCCCGAGAACAGTTGGAAGAAGCTCTTCAGGAAATGGAAAAAGAAGCAGAAGAACTGAAGGATGAACGAGACGAGTGGGAGTCGAAAGCCAAGAAAATCAAGGCCGACTTCGAGAACTACAAGAAGAAACAGGACGAGCGAAAACAGAAATGGCAGAGAAGAGCAGAAGAGAAATTGGCTGAGGACATGATCCAAATAATGGACAACCTGGAAAGAGCAATCCTATCAGCAGACGAAGACTCCACAATAGTGAAAGGTGTGAAAATGGTTTCAGACCAGCTCTACGAAGAACTGGAGAAAAGAGGGTTGGAAAGAATCAACGCAGAAGGAGAAGAATTCGACCCAAACCTGCACAAAGCAGTCGACACACGAGAACACGAAGAAGAAAGAAAAATACTTGAACAGAAAAGAAAAGGCTACATGTTCGACGACAAAGTCCTGCGAGAAGCAGAAGTGGTTGTCGGTGAAAACAAGAAATAA
- a CDS encoding histone family protein: protein MAELPLAPVKRIIKQSGASRVSEDAVRELRDELESHAEERARDSKQLAEHADRKTVQADDVRASR, encoded by the coding sequence ATGGCAGAATTACCACTAGCACCTGTAAAGAGAATCATCAAACAGTCAGGCGCATCAAGAGTTTCAGAAGATGCAGTCAGAGAACTCAGAGACGAGCTAGAATCTCATGCAGAAGAAAGAGCAAGAGACTCCAAGCAGCTCGCAGAGCACGCTGACAGAAAGACTGTACAGGCAGACGACGTCAGAGCATCCCGATAA
- the dnaK gene encoding molecular chaperone DnaK has product MAKIVGIDLGTTRSAVASVEDGEPKMLENSEGERVTPSIVGFDDGERLVGKPAKNQLLTNEENTVKSIKRHMGADYEVTLDGDDYTPQQISSMILQKLKNDAEDKLGDDVEKAVITVPAHFNDAQRQATKDAGEIAGLEVERILNEPTAAALAYGLDDESEKTVLVYDFGGGTFDVTVLEMGDGIYEVQSTEGDNDLGGDDFDQEIIDWVVEKFKEENGIDLSDEDEAMQRIRENAEEAKKELSSRKQTTINIPFIHQEDGETYNVDYELTRSKFEDLVESLVQRTTQPTETAIEDAGISKGEIDDVILVGGTTRVPAVREHVQAITGMQPDQSVNPAEAVAQGAAIQAGSISGEMDDLLLLDVAPLSLGVEVKGGLTETLIEKNTTIPAEESKTFTTAQNNQSTVTVHVLQGEREMAQDNKSLGQFNLQGLPPAPAGQPQIEVTFEIDADGILNVSAKEQQSGEEASISIDDTSRLDEDEIEEMKEEAEKHEEEDELKREFIETKNKADQMTSQAETQMDNFEDQVNEEVIESIEDAIEEVREAKEEAEEMDDLEEASEHIDSAIEDLEKELQEIGQEMYDGQQGGPGGMGGFDPSNMSEEEVRQAAQNMGGGAGNPTGDDEVVDADYEEVDEEGEK; this is encoded by the coding sequence ATGGCTAAGATAGTTGGAATTGATCTCGGTACAACAAGAAGCGCAGTAGCATCCGTAGAGGATGGCGAACCAAAAATGCTGGAAAACAGTGAAGGAGAAAGAGTAACACCCTCCATAGTAGGATTCGACGACGGAGAAAGACTCGTCGGAAAACCAGCAAAAAACCAGCTATTGACAAACGAAGAAAACACAGTCAAATCCATCAAAAGACACATGGGTGCCGACTACGAAGTCACATTGGATGGAGACGACTACACACCACAGCAGATCTCCTCCATGATTCTACAGAAACTGAAAAACGATGCCGAAGACAAACTCGGAGACGATGTCGAGAAAGCAGTCATAACAGTACCAGCACACTTCAACGACGCACAAAGACAAGCAACCAAGGACGCAGGAGAGATCGCAGGGCTTGAAGTAGAGAGAATACTTAACGAACCAACTGCAGCCGCACTAGCATATGGATTAGACGACGAAAGCGAGAAAACAGTGCTTGTATACGACTTCGGAGGAGGAACCTTCGATGTAACAGTCCTAGAGATGGGAGACGGAATCTACGAAGTACAATCCACCGAAGGAGACAACGACCTAGGTGGCGACGACTTCGACCAGGAAATAATTGACTGGGTTGTCGAGAAGTTCAAGGAAGAGAATGGAATCGACCTGTCAGATGAAGACGAAGCTATGCAGAGAATTAGAGAGAACGCAGAAGAAGCCAAGAAAGAACTATCCAGCAGAAAACAGACAACTATCAACATTCCCTTCATTCACCAGGAAGACGGCGAAACATACAATGTAGACTACGAACTAACAAGAAGCAAGTTCGAAGACCTGGTAGAAAGTCTAGTTCAAAGAACCACTCAGCCTACTGAGACCGCCATCGAGGATGCGGGAATCAGCAAGGGAGAAATCGACGATGTGATTCTAGTCGGAGGAACAACTAGAGTGCCTGCAGTCAGAGAACATGTCCAAGCAATCACCGGAATGCAGCCCGACCAGTCAGTCAATCCTGCTGAAGCAGTCGCACAGGGCGCAGCAATCCAGGCAGGAAGCATCTCCGGAGAAATGGACGACCTGCTACTACTAGATGTAGCACCTCTCAGCCTCGGAGTAGAAGTCAAAGGAGGCCTAACAGAAACACTAATCGAGAAAAACACCACCATCCCTGCAGAAGAATCCAAGACTTTCACCACAGCCCAGAACAACCAGTCTACAGTAACTGTCCATGTTCTACAGGGAGAAAGAGAGATGGCGCAGGACAACAAGTCTCTGGGACAGTTCAACCTTCAGGGACTTCCTCCAGCACCAGCAGGACAGCCACAAATCGAAGTAACATTCGAAATCGACGCCGACGGCATACTTAATGTATCAGCAAAAGAACAACAGAGTGGAGAAGAAGCATCAATCTCCATTGACGACACATCAAGACTTGACGAAGACGAAATCGAAGAGATGAAAGAAGAAGCAGAGAAACACGAGGAAGAAGACGAACTGAAGAGAGAGTTCATCGAGACCAAGAACAAAGCAGACCAGATGACTTCACAGGCAGAAACCCAGATGGATAACTTCGAAGACCAAGTCAACGAAGAAGTGATAGAATCCATCGAAGACGCAATCGAAGAAGTAAGAGAGGCTAAAGAAGAAGCAGAAGAGATGGACGACCTAGAAGAAGCGTCGGAACATATTGACTCGGCGATCGAAGACCTGGAAAAAGAACTTCAGGAGATTGGACAGGAAATGTATGATGGGCAGCAAGGCGGACCAGGCGGAATGGGCGGATTCGACCCATCAAACATGAGTGAAGAAGAAGTTAGACAAGCAGCCCAGAACATGGGCGGTGGAGCTGGAAATCCTACAGGAGATGATGAAGTAGTCGACGCAGACTATGAAGAAGTAGACGAAGAGGGAGAAAAATAG
- a CDS encoding sodium:calcium antiporter → MVLGFTSTLPVTLIGIASIVFLVYAAEIVVSRMQRVAKYYGVSEVVIAMTIVSIGTSLPELSLHLVGSVNILLSDGNLFPYIFSQPISFLLDGFQVVLSSPESVKGFQDVSATVLGSNIGSDVVQQTLVLGLVIFSSALLADKHSFNFSRKFLIRDYAPMMGTTLMTLILALNWPNIINFLFNGGQLAAGGTLTRLDGLVLVGSFVAYIFYLYTTRKEELAEQGSSDPSTRPRIDFAVGILAMFAVIGSAEIFLEVVEMAIAQTGLSGSMIGVASVGVVSAFPEMITAISGLRQGSEGISLGTLIGSNITNPLLAIGAGSLISTYAVPGPLVLWDLPVETATAGILLTYMFSKDAIGDHLAVIARKFGMDGLAERFEAMENRVISIAGAFLLILLYFVYLYVRFKYFQYDFVEA, encoded by the coding sequence GTGGTACTCGGTTTTACATCGACACTACCGGTCACATTAATTGGGATAGCATCTATAGTGTTCTTAGTTTATGCTGCAGAGATTGTTGTATCTAGGATGCAGAGAGTGGCTAAGTATTATGGTGTTTCTGAAGTCGTTATCGCGATGACAATAGTCTCTATAGGTACTTCGCTACCTGAGTTATCGCTGCATCTTGTAGGGTCAGTAAATATACTTTTATCTGATGGAAATTTGTTTCCTTATATCTTCAGTCAGCCTATTTCATTTTTGCTTGATGGTTTCCAAGTTGTTCTTTCAAGTCCTGAATCTGTCAAGGGCTTTCAGGATGTCTCTGCTACAGTACTCGGCTCTAATATTGGTAGTGATGTTGTTCAACAGACACTGGTGCTTGGACTGGTTATTTTCTCTTCAGCTCTTCTAGCTGACAAGCATAGCTTTAATTTTTCCAGAAAATTCCTGATAAGGGATTACGCCCCGATGATGGGCACTACTCTGATGACACTGATTTTAGCTTTGAACTGGCCTAACATAATCAACTTCCTATTTAATGGAGGGCAACTTGCTGCAGGAGGAACACTTACTCGCCTGGACGGACTTGTCTTAGTCGGAAGCTTTGTAGCATACATATTCTACCTCTACACAACCAGGAAGGAAGAGCTCGCCGAACAGGGAAGCTCTGATCCTTCGACCCGGCCAAGAATCGATTTCGCAGTAGGAATACTGGCGATGTTCGCAGTAATAGGATCAGCAGAAATATTCCTCGAGGTAGTTGAGATGGCTATAGCTCAAACCGGACTCTCTGGATCAATGATAGGAGTTGCCTCAGTGGGAGTAGTCTCAGCCTTCCCTGAGATGATAACAGCAATTTCAGGCCTCAGACAAGGAAGTGAGGGGATATCGCTCGGAACATTGATAGGCAGCAATATCACAAACCCGTTACTGGCTATAGGAGCAGGATCATTGATTTCAACCTATGCAGTACCAGGTCCGTTAGTCCTATGGGATCTACCAGTAGAGACAGCCACCGCAGGCATCCTGTTAACATACATGTTCTCCAAAGATGCAATAGGAGATCACCTGGCTGTAATAGCTCGAAAGTTCGGTATGGATGGCTTGGCCGAAAGATTTGAGGCGATGGAAAACCGTGTGATTTCAATCGCAGGAGCATTCCTGCTTATCCTACTGTACTTTGTCTACCTGTATGTAAGGTTCAAGTACTTCCAGTATGACTTCGTGGAGGCATAA
- a CDS encoding archaellin/type IV pilin N-terminal domain-containing protein: protein MRKGVTPVVATVLLISVTVASAGTLYTLVEDAQNNAKTSSNEINFQEGDFRMESCWISNSKPKMQLRNYGTDAANVSTITPVIDGVIAENYSISKEIVDPQETFRLSFDQPVYRSSRIQLAGPGSNKDLGCSKFPIDKPKLEAGSIQISDTIDNGASETVEFENFYFNAAAVLFIGSDSGTGETDARVQELNRENMSLILENANGGSSPTETVNYLVAREGAYEINGVKFESRKTELNSSAVHRKDDGIGNYQGKKVEFKQDFSNPPTLFHSLNSYNNGNFMTTAVSGPDSDCQEIDCKPTKEGFDLEQEAADTGNTAAREEAGWIAVEEANRFEIEGLNAETGAFSDSSEDGLSQPRHTISYQQEYSQPPITIADGYSASGPDGYWTRTDGTQSKDTIEIYAQESYDDYHQNEVFSYISFEQEFTYP, encoded by the coding sequence ATGCGTAAAGGAGTGACACCTGTAGTAGCAACTGTCCTGCTCATATCAGTAACCGTGGCGAGCGCTGGCACACTGTACACTCTTGTTGAAGACGCCCAAAATAACGCCAAAACTTCTTCTAACGAAATCAACTTCCAGGAAGGCGATTTCCGGATGGAAAGCTGCTGGATATCAAACAGTAAACCCAAGATGCAGCTCAGAAACTACGGAACCGACGCGGCAAATGTAAGCACCATCACCCCTGTGATAGATGGTGTTATAGCAGAAAACTACAGCATATCAAAAGAGATAGTTGACCCTCAGGAAACATTCAGACTCAGCTTCGATCAACCTGTATACAGAAGCTCGAGAATCCAGCTAGCTGGTCCAGGTTCAAACAAGGACTTAGGATGCTCAAAATTCCCTATCGACAAGCCAAAACTAGAGGCAGGAAGCATCCAGATATCCGACACTATAGACAACGGAGCAAGTGAAACAGTAGAGTTCGAAAACTTTTACTTTAACGCTGCAGCCGTACTCTTCATCGGATCAGACTCCGGGACAGGTGAAACCGATGCAAGAGTACAGGAATTGAACAGAGAAAACATGAGTTTAATACTTGAAAACGCCAACGGAGGATCAAGCCCCACAGAAACAGTAAACTACCTTGTAGCCCGTGAAGGCGCCTACGAAATAAATGGAGTCAAGTTTGAATCAAGAAAAACTGAACTGAATTCCTCAGCAGTCCACAGAAAAGATGACGGCATCGGCAATTACCAAGGAAAGAAAGTAGAATTCAAACAGGATTTCTCCAACCCTCCAACACTTTTCCACAGCCTAAACAGTTACAACAACGGCAACTTCATGACCACGGCAGTATCAGGACCTGACTCAGACTGCCAAGAAATAGACTGTAAGCCAACAAAAGAAGGATTTGACCTAGAGCAAGAAGCCGCAGACACCGGAAACACAGCAGCCAGAGAAGAAGCAGGATGGATTGCAGTTGAAGAAGCCAATAGATTCGAGATAGAAGGATTAAATGCTGAGACCGGTGCCTTCAGCGACTCCAGCGAAGACGGACTCTCACAGCCAAGACACACAATCAGCTACCAACAAGAATACTCACAACCGCCGATAACAATCGCTGACGGTTATTCAGCCAGCGGTCCAGACGGATACTGGACAAGAACAGATGGAACACAAAGCAAAGATACCATCGAAATCTACGCACAGGAATCATACGACGACTACCACCAAAACGAAGTCTTCTCATACATAAGCTTCGAACAAGAGTTTACCTACCCATAA
- a CDS encoding DNA polymerase domain-containing protein, with amino-acid sequence MKTKLQITDADYQIEEGEVTVRCFGKTENGENILYKDRQFLPYIYVVPAEDADIEELKEKVETGEWEEEDEELPVRKVEKQHLSDLDQEKEVLKAYSNIPANIPKLKNKFWDLPEVEECREFDIPFYRRYLIDKGIRPVSWIEVEGEEVEEDGFDLAVEAEQINILEEKPMEKNSADGNENDLDWKTVAFDLEVYEDQIIMASFYGNDFRKLLTTEEIDRDYVETVGSERELIERFVEIVNQRDVEILTGYNTDEFDFDVLRERSNEYNITLSLGQAGERMKFNRRGRFKGARLKGKMHLDLYPFVEHVISPGLDSETLDLDSVAEELLGENKDDFSWEEMKEAWSNKENLEKFADYALRDSEVAFKLAEELVPQMLELSRITGLIPFDACRLTYGQLTENYLLREAHERDMLALNRPSQDKRRKRQRQGAYSGGFVYTPEAGLYENLALFDFKSLYPTVMVAHNISPDTLNLEDCNDRLELEEFDYDFCQDEQGFFPELVEELVQDRSEIKEEMKKTGGDSQDYQALDNRQQAEKVLANSVGPETHLILRNPNSQIIVESIEDFYNSLNSDEKVVGESEVKEVEKWEVLSVEGDKAAFKPVYAASCHEPIDAYQVRTRMGEVTVTGDHSLISMSGESSNRIRDSNFEGLDEVKGSEITKDDVIAQVNDLRLNESEQKVTVPEILKDCPEDFYLYVPKSENLDKRNWYERRVRLIEAIDEGMLSSDINSSDDFGNKILANARNEGLVKKTQIVGSRGNSYECEVTEKGKEYRKFFDTFQKSEKNAKHYLVPLEELDELPPREILEKSYVANKSGRARNKIPAVIELDEDFASLLGWFVAEGHFRKDGTDTSSYTDSAIASDEPQQRKEVQRLFKEVFNYDASVNGRQVSCCTSTIARLLAELCGDKAETKRVPKPIFNCEKSVREAFLKSYSLGDGDEDGRRFSTISKQLQSGLSTLLKEQDTILHNGYDTETYRVSKRTKTQGQKIVSGDLYGQTPIEIKQIEKPEKVYDLSVKDTEKFVTAEGLVLHNSFYGYLGYNGARWYSREAAEATTYLGRKHIQETIEEAEERGYEVVYGDTDSVFLKKENIRENMDEFLDDVNENLPEFMQLEFEGFFERGFFTSTDSGEGAKKKYALLSEDGSMKITGFEQVRRDWSPIAKETQKKVLRKVLNEEVEEAAQLVKDTIQRLKEGEVPPEELRIYTTLTKPPEEYDSTAPHVEAVKKAKERGDSIEAETTISYVVTRGPGNISSRAELTKYAEDYDAEYYIENQIIPVSLRVLKVFGYTEGQLLGKGRQSGLGRFN; translated from the coding sequence GTGAAAACAAAGCTCCAAATCACTGATGCAGACTACCAGATAGAAGAAGGAGAAGTAACAGTCCGTTGCTTCGGAAAGACAGAGAACGGGGAAAACATCCTCTACAAAGACAGACAATTCCTTCCATATATCTACGTCGTTCCGGCAGAAGATGCAGATATTGAAGAATTGAAGGAAAAAGTAGAGACAGGGGAATGGGAGGAAGAAGACGAAGAACTACCTGTCAGAAAAGTCGAAAAACAGCATCTCTCAGATCTGGACCAGGAGAAAGAAGTACTGAAAGCATACTCCAACATACCGGCAAACATCCCAAAACTAAAGAACAAGTTCTGGGATCTGCCAGAGGTAGAGGAGTGCCGTGAGTTCGATATACCTTTCTACCGCCGCTACCTCATTGACAAAGGCATCAGACCTGTCTCATGGATAGAGGTTGAGGGAGAGGAAGTTGAAGAAGATGGTTTTGACCTCGCTGTCGAAGCAGAACAGATAAATATACTTGAAGAAAAACCGATGGAGAAAAACTCTGCTGACGGAAACGAGAATGATCTCGACTGGAAGACAGTCGCTTTCGACCTTGAAGTCTACGAAGACCAGATTATAATGGCTTCATTCTACGGCAACGATTTCAGGAAACTACTTACCACAGAGGAAATAGATAGAGACTATGTCGAAACTGTAGGATCTGAAAGAGAGCTTATCGAAAGATTTGTAGAGATAGTTAATCAGCGAGATGTGGAAATACTTACAGGATACAATACTGATGAGTTTGACTTCGATGTACTGAGGGAAAGATCTAACGAATACAATATCACGCTTTCCCTAGGCCAGGCAGGAGAGAGGATGAAGTTTAACCGTAGAGGTCGTTTCAAGGGTGCAAGATTGAAGGGGAAGATGCATCTCGATCTCTATCCGTTTGTAGAGCATGTTATCTCACCAGGACTGGACTCGGAGACACTTGACCTTGACTCCGTGGCCGAAGAGCTCCTTGGAGAGAACAAAGACGACTTCTCCTGGGAAGAGATGAAAGAAGCATGGAGCAACAAGGAGAATCTTGAGAAATTTGCGGACTACGCTTTGAGGGATTCCGAAGTTGCTTTCAAGTTGGCAGAAGAACTAGTGCCGCAGATGCTGGAACTTTCACGAATAACAGGTCTGATTCCATTCGATGCCTGCCGCCTGACGTATGGTCAGCTAACGGAGAACTACCTGCTTCGGGAGGCACATGAGAGAGACATGTTGGCTCTTAATCGACCTTCTCAGGATAAGCGGAGGAAGAGGCAGAGACAGGGAGCTTACTCAGGAGGATTCGTCTACACGCCCGAAGCAGGATTATACGAAAATCTAGCCTTGTTCGACTTCAAGAGCCTATACCCAACAGTAATGGTCGCCCACAACATCTCTCCAGACACACTGAATTTAGAGGATTGCAACGATCGATTAGAACTAGAAGAGTTCGACTATGATTTCTGCCAGGATGAACAAGGTTTCTTCCCTGAACTAGTAGAAGAATTAGTGCAGGATCGTTCTGAAATCAAGGAAGAGATGAAGAAAACTGGAGGAGATTCACAGGATTATCAAGCCTTAGACAACCGTCAACAAGCTGAAAAAGTACTAGCCAATAGTGTCGGACCTGAAACTCATCTTATTCTAAGGAATCCTAATAGCCAAATTATAGTAGAATCTATTGAAGATTTCTACAATTCATTAAATTCTGATGAGAAGGTGGTAGGAGAAAGTGAAGTGAAGGAGGTTGAGAAATGGGAGGTTTTATCGGTTGAAGGAGATAAAGCAGCATTTAAGCCTGTTTATGCTGCCAGTTGTCACGAGCCTATAGATGCTTATCAAGTTAGAACAAGGATGGGAGAAGTCACCGTTACAGGAGATCACAGTCTTATTTCAATGAGTGGAGAGTCAAGTAACAGAATCCGTGATTCAAACTTTGAGGGGTTGGATGAAGTAAAAGGCTCAGAGATAACTAAGGATGATGTAATAGCTCAGGTCAATGATTTGCGGTTAAATGAGTCCGAACAGAAGGTTACTGTGCCGGAAATTCTGAAAGACTGTCCTGAAGATTTCTATTTGTACGTCCCGAAGTCTGAAAACTTGGACAAAAGAAACTGGTATGAGAGAAGGGTAAGGCTAATTGAAGCGATTGATGAGGGTATGCTATCTTCTGATATAAATTCTAGCGATGATTTTGGAAATAAGATTCTTGCCAATGCTAGAAACGAAGGTTTAGTCAAAAAGACACAAATTGTTGGCAGCAGAGGTAACAGCTATGAATGTGAAGTTACTGAGAAAGGTAAAGAATACAGAAAATTCTTTGATACTTTTCAGAAGAGTGAGAAAAATGCTAAGCACTACCTAGTACCTCTTGAAGAATTAGATGAGCTACCCCCTAGAGAAATACTTGAAAAATCATATGTAGCAAACAAGAGCGGTCGGGCTCGAAACAAAATACCTGCAGTCATCGAATTAGATGAGGATTTTGCCTCTCTTCTTGGCTGGTTTGTAGCAGAAGGACATTTCAGAAAAGATGGAACAGATACTTCCAGTTATACGGATTCTGCCATAGCCTCGGATGAACCTCAACAAAGGAAAGAAGTTCAAAGATTGTTCAAAGAAGTATTTAACTATGATGCTAGTGTGAATGGTAGACAGGTCTCATGCTGCACATCAACAATAGCAAGACTACTCGCAGAACTATGCGGAGATAAAGCTGAGACAAAGAGGGTTCCAAAACCTATATTTAACTGTGAGAAGTCTGTTAGAGAAGCATTTTTGAAGTCATACTCGCTGGGAGATGGAGACGAAGATGGCAGAAGATTCTCTACAATAAGCAAACAGTTGCAGTCCGGACTTTCAACACTTCTCAAAGAACAAGACACAATCCTGCATAATGGATATGACACCGAAACATACAGAGTGTCAAAGAGAACCAAGACACAAGGACAGAAAATAGTGTCAGGAGACTTATACGGACAGACTCCAATAGAAATTAAGCAGATAGAAAAACCGGAAAAAGTCTATGACTTATCTGTTAAAGACACTGAGAAATTTGTAACAGCCGAAGGACTAGTCCTGCATAATTCATTCTACGGTTATCTTGGATATAACGGCGCTAGATGGTACTCAAGAGAGGCTGCGGAAGCCACAACATATCTAGGCAGAAAACATATACAGGAGACTATTGAGGAAGCGGAAGAACGCGGCTATGAAGTTGTCTACGGGGATACAGATTCGGTCTTCCTTAAGAAGGAGAATATTCGGGAGAACATGGATGAGTTCTTGGATGATGTGAATGAAAATCTACCGGAGTTTATGCAGTTGGAGTTTGAGGGCTTCTTTGAACGAGGCTTCTTTACCTCTACTGATTCTGGTGAGGGGGCAAAGAAGAAGTATGCTCTTCTCTCTGAAGATGGTTCGATGAAGATCACTGGTTTTGAGCAGGTTAGAAGGGACTGGAGTCCTATTGCTAAGGAGACTCAGAAGAAGGTTTTGAGAAAGGTGTTGAATGAGGAGGTTGAGGAAGCGGCTCAACTGGTGAAGGATACTATTCAGCGTTTGAAGGAGGGTGAGGTTCCGCCTGAGGAGTTGAGGATTTACACTACTTTGACTAAGCCACCTGAGGAGTATGATTCGACTGCTCCGCATGTGGAAGCGGTGAAGAAAGCTAAGGAGCGTGGTGATAGCATTGAGGCTGAAACTACTATTAGTTATGTAGTTACTCGTGGTCCTGGTAATATTTCTAGCCGGGCTGAGCTTACTAAGTATGCTGAGGACTATGATGCTGAGTATTATATTGAGAATCAGATTATCCCGGTTTCTCTCAGAGTATTGAAGGTATTCGGTTATACTGAGGGACAGTTGCTGGGTAAGGGCAGGCAGAGCGGTCTTGGAAGGTTCAACTAG
- a CDS encoding ribonuclease H-like domain-containing protein produces the protein MRIENSFIMAPGVGEKTEKKLWKNGYTHWEDIEDGNPNIRSEDKVRNFIEKARKNLEVNNEAFFGTQFPNKSLWRSYRNFEDSVCFFDIETTGLDKDRNKVTTIALHRGGETKTLVRGENLTRENLQKEFFNSSLLVSFNGKRFDQPFLEHSFDMNIENPHIDLMYMFKRLGYSGGLKQIEKNLGVERELEDLDGREAVKLWKKYEKTGNREHLDKLLKYNKYDTVNLQELLEIAHQRLRAEVFEPHLDSE, from the coding sequence TTGAGAATAGAAAACAGCTTCATAATGGCTCCAGGCGTAGGCGAAAAAACAGAGAAAAAACTCTGGAAAAACGGATACACACACTGGGAAGACATAGAAGACGGTAACCCCAACATCAGAAGCGAAGACAAAGTCAGAAACTTCATAGAAAAAGCCAGGAAAAACCTGGAAGTAAACAACGAAGCATTCTTCGGAACACAGTTTCCCAACAAAAGTCTATGGAGATCATACAGAAACTTTGAAGACTCAGTCTGCTTCTTCGACATCGAAACCACAGGACTAGACAAAGACAGAAACAAAGTTACCACAATCGCCCTCCATCGAGGCGGAGAAACCAAGACACTGGTAAGAGGAGAAAACCTGACACGAGAAAACCTGCAGAAAGAATTCTTCAACTCTTCATTACTGGTTTCATTCAACGGAAAACGATTCGATCAACCATTCCTAGAACACAGCTTCGACATGAACATCGAGAATCCTCATATCGACCTGATGTACATGTTCAAACGGCTCGGCTATTCAGGCGGTTTGAAGCAGATTGAGAAAAATCTCGGAGTGGAAAGAGAACTGGAAGATCTGGACGGCAGGGAAGCGGTCAAGCTCTGGAAAAAGTACGAGAAGACAGGTAACCGAGAACATCTAGACAAACTTCTCAAATACAATAAATACGACACAGTGAATCTCCAGGAACTGCTTGAAATCGCTCATCAAAGGCTGAGAGCCGAAGTTTTCGAACCACATCTTGATTCGGAGTAA
- a CDS encoding DsbA family protein: MVDCDFCDESFESEEELHVHWLEEHEDKLNSHQKDDAKKSKREVEEREKQVKQRRKTQMFQGIGIVVLLGIGAVLGPQIADAVLPNNASNITVEGEPVLGSENASVTVVEYGDFQCPACNSFEQRTFSKLKTNYIDTDKARFVWKDYSLTQIHEWAEPGAEAMECVYREDEEAFWNVKSTLFNQQETIGINNVESNIIDWAGQEGVNTTEVESCIEDGDAREEVRQDKTEGQANGVTGTPTVFVNGEQVDSSYASISQAIDKELNSE, encoded by the coding sequence ATGGTAGACTGCGATTTCTGTGATGAAAGCTTTGAAAGTGAGGAAGAGCTTCATGTTCACTGGTTAGAGGAGCATGAGGACAAGCTTAACTCGCATCAGAAGGATGATGCTAAAAAATCTAAAAGAGAAGTTGAAGAAAGAGAGAAACAGGTAAAACAGCGTAGAAAGACCCAGATGTTCCAAGGTATAGGAATAGTTGTCTTACTGGGGATAGGAGCAGTTTTAGGACCTCAAATAGCGGATGCAGTTCTGCCTAACAACGCATCAAATATTACTGTAGAAGGAGAACCTGTTCTAGGAAGTGAGAATGCTTCTGTGACTGTTGTAGAGTACGGTGATTTCCAGTGCCCTGCATGTAACAGCTTCGAGCAGAGAACATTTTCGAAGCTCAAAACAAACTATATCGATACTGATAAAGCTAGGTTCGTCTGGAAGGATTATTCATTGACACAGATACACGAATGGGCTGAGCCGGGCGCCGAAGCAATGGAATGCGTCTACAGAGAAGATGAAGAGGCTTTCTGGAATGTTAAAAGCACCCTGTTCAACCAGCAAGAGACAATCGGTATAAACAACGTCGAAAGCAACATCATAGACTGGGCTGGACAGGAAGGAGTAAACACCACAGAAGTCGAAAGCTGCATTGAAGATGGAGACGCAAGAGAAGAAGTAAGACAGGATAAAACAGAAGGTCAGGCAAACGGCGTGACAGGAACACCGACAGTATTCGTCAACGGTGAACAGGTGGACTCAAGCTACGCTTCGATAAGCCAAGCCATTGACAAAGAGCTTAACTCAGAATAA